The following coding sequences lie in one Methylotenera versatilis 301 genomic window:
- a CDS encoding recombinase family protein produces the protein MNTTVSTKGHNIGYARVSTADQDTARQLEALHQLGIDRLFEDKASGKDINRPALVEAMKYARTGDTLVVHSLDRLARNLVDLLNIVEDLTARGVSVKFLKENLVFTTSEADPFSKLTLQMLGAFAQFERSLIRERQREGIAIAKLAGAFKGRKQALNDEQVKELVSLDTVNHGKNRTALAAQFGISRNSLYRYLERA, from the coding sequence ATGAACACCACAGTAAGCACTAAAGGTCACAACATTGGATACGCAAGAGTAAGCACTGCTGACCAAGACACAGCGCGTCAGCTAGAAGCATTACATCAGCTAGGTATTGATAGACTATTTGAAGATAAAGCCAGCGGTAAGGATATTAATAGACCTGCACTTGTAGAGGCAATGAAATACGCTCGCACTGGGGATACGCTTGTTGTTCATAGCTTAGACAGGCTAGCTCGCAACCTTGTTGACCTACTCAACATAGTTGAAGATTTAACAGCTAGAGGTGTGAGCGTTAAGTTCCTTAAAGAAAATCTTGTGTTCACTACCTCTGAGGCAGACCCATTTTCTAAGCTGACGTTACAGATGCTAGGTGCATTCGCACAGTTCGAGCGTAGCCTCATTAGGGAGCGCCAGCGAGAAGGTATAGCTATAGCAAAACTCGCAGGAGCTTTTAAAGGCAGAAAGCAAGCTCTAAACGACGAGCAAGTTAAAGAGCTCGTATCTCTTGATACCGTCAATCATGGTAAAAACCGAACCGCTCTAGCGGCTCAATTCGGTATTAGTAGAAATTCACTTTATCGTTACCTTGAAAGAGCATAA
- a CDS encoding thermonuclease family protein, whose translation MIRNLLICLTVLYTTQVYADTLLGRVVGVADGDTITVLDASDTQHKIRLGGIDAPEKKQPFGQASKRSLSDLVYDKAVQVDWTKTDRYGRIVGKVLLNGLDANLEQVKRGLAWHYTKYQKEQPFEDRLIYLHAQEGAKAAKVGLWIEPSAVAPWDWRKQGKTLVNHTL comes from the coding sequence ATGATTAGAAACCTGCTTATATGCCTTACCGTACTTTACACAACTCAAGTTTATGCAGATACCCTGCTCGGTAGAGTTGTTGGTGTAGCTGATGGGGACACGATTACTGTGCTTGATGCAAGCGATACTCAGCACAAAATCAGGCTAGGTGGTATAGATGCTCCTGAGAAGAAGCAGCCGTTTGGACAGGCATCCAAGCGGTCTTTATCTGACTTGGTATATGACAAGGCTGTACAAGTTGATTGGACTAAGACAGACCGCTATGGTCGTATTGTTGGCAAAGTACTTCTCAACGGGCTTGATGCGAATTTGGAGCAAGTTAAGCGAGGGCTGGCTTGGCACTACACTAAGTACCAGAAGGAGCAGCCTTTCGAGGATAGGCTAATTTACCTTCATGCTCAAGAAGGAGCTAAGGCAGCTAAGGTTGGCTTATGGATTGAACCTAGCGCTGTAGCTCCATGGGATTGGCGCAAGCAAGGCAAGACACTGGTTAACCATACTTTATGA